The Halichoerus grypus chromosome 9, mHalGry1.hap1.1, whole genome shotgun sequence genome has a window encoding:
- the LOC144378928 gene encoding natural cytotoxicity triggering receptor 2-like has translation MVLCHESVFSGSWEQKPESLPQLEGKSVSVKCPYQSQQASKPVKVWCRQVSARTCTLLTTSLRLPGVPWKPRNSIQDNIRWGYFIITMTELRGSNRQMGSDEDTGAICYASLTHLNQFGSEDTIYVNTQPNLKPMPDPLLTVEYASIAGTRPQPSKLTVLDRELKS, from the exons ATGGTTCTCTGCCATGAGAGCGTATTTTCAGGCTCGTGGGAACAGAAGCCAGAGTCGCTGCCTCAGCTGGAAGGGAAGTCAGTCTCCGTGAAATGCCCGTACCAGTCCCAGCAAGCCTCAAAACCGGTGAAAGTCTGGTGCAGGCAGGTATCAGCACGGACCTGTACCCTGTTAACCACCTCCCTCAGGCTCCCGGGGGTGCCCTGGAAGCCTCGAAACTCCATTCAGGATAACATCAGATGGGGCTACTTCATCATCACCATGACCGAGCTCAGG GGCTCCAATCGACAGATGGGCTCTGATGAGGACACTGGGGCCATCTGCTATGCCTCACTTACCCACCTGAACCAATTTGGCTCTGAGGACACCATCTATGTCAACACCCAGCCCAACCTGAAGCCCATGCCTGACCCCCTTCTGACTGTAGAATATGCCAGCATTGCTGGAACCAGACCCCAGCCCTCCAAGTTGACTGTCCTGGACAGGGAGCTCAAGAGCTAA